The following are encoded together in the Rhineura floridana isolate rRhiFlo1 chromosome 21, rRhiFlo1.hap2, whole genome shotgun sequence genome:
- the POLR2J gene encoding DNA-directed RNA polymerase II subunit RPB11-a: MNAPPAFESFLLFDGEKKITINKDTKVPNACLFTINKEDHTLGNIIKSQLLKDPQVLFAGYKVPHPLEHKIIIRVQTTPDYSPQEAFTNAITDLISELSLLEERFQVAIKDKQEGIE, translated from the exons ATGAACGCGCCGCCGGCCTTCGAGTCCTTCCTGCTCTTCGACGGGGAGAAAAA GATTACAATAAATAAGGATACCAAAGTACCCAATGCCTGCCTGTTTACCATCAACAAAGAAGATCACACACTCGGGAATATCATTAAGTC acagTTATTGAAAGACCCTCAGGTGCTGTTTGCAGGATACAAGGTCCCTCATCCCCTTGAGCATAAGATCATCATTCGTGTTCAGACCACTCCCGATTACAGTCCCCAAGAAGCTTTCACAAACGCCATCACGGATCTCATCAGTGAGCTCTCCCTCCTTGAGGAGAGGTTCCAG GTTGCCATCAAAGACAAACAAGAAGGAATTGAATAG